One genomic region from Amycolatopsis sp. FBCC-B4732 encodes:
- the hpaE gene encoding 5-carboxymethyl-2-hydroxymuconate semialdehyde dehydrogenase, with the protein MTHYVPEGLPGELKHYIGGELVDSVSGKTFDVLDPVSNTPYVTAAAGQAEDVDRAVAAARKAFTEGPWPRLLPRARARILNKIADAVEAQDKRLAELETFDTGLPITQALGQAQRAAENFRFFADLVVAQADDTYQVPGRQVNYVHRKPVGVAGLITPWNTPFMLESWKLAPALASGCTVVLKPAEFTPLSASLWAKIFADAGLPAGVFNLVNGFGEEAGDALVKHPDVPLISFTGETTTGQTIYRNCAAQLKGMSMELGGKSPAIVFADADLDAALDSTLFGVFSLNGERCTAGSRILVERPIYEEFCTRYAARAANIVVGDPHDPATEVGALVHPEHYAKVMSYVELGKSEGRLLAGGGRPSGLDSGNYVAPTVFADVPSTARIFQEEIFGPVVALTPFDTEAEALALANDVKYGLAAYLWTSDLARAHTFAQSVEAGMVWLNSHNVRDLRTPFGGVKASGLGHEGGYRSLDFYTHQQAIHVSLGPVHTARFGTVQKGQS; encoded by the coding sequence ATGACCCACTACGTCCCGGAGGGACTGCCGGGCGAGCTCAAGCACTACATCGGCGGCGAACTCGTCGACAGCGTGTCGGGCAAGACGTTCGACGTGCTCGACCCGGTGTCCAACACCCCGTACGTGACCGCCGCCGCGGGCCAGGCCGAGGACGTCGACCGGGCGGTCGCCGCGGCGCGCAAGGCGTTCACCGAAGGCCCGTGGCCGCGCCTGCTCCCCCGGGCCCGCGCGCGGATCCTGAACAAGATCGCCGACGCCGTCGAAGCGCAGGACAAGCGGCTGGCCGAGCTGGAGACGTTCGACACCGGCCTGCCGATCACCCAGGCGCTCGGGCAGGCGCAGCGCGCGGCCGAGAACTTCCGGTTCTTCGCCGACCTCGTCGTCGCCCAGGCCGACGACACCTACCAGGTGCCCGGGCGGCAGGTGAACTACGTGCACCGCAAGCCGGTCGGGGTCGCCGGGCTGATCACGCCGTGGAACACCCCGTTCATGCTGGAGAGCTGGAAGCTCGCGCCGGCGCTGGCATCGGGCTGCACGGTCGTGCTCAAGCCGGCCGAATTCACGCCGCTGTCGGCCAGCCTGTGGGCGAAGATCTTCGCCGACGCGGGACTGCCGGCCGGGGTCTTCAACCTGGTCAACGGCTTCGGCGAGGAGGCGGGTGACGCGCTGGTCAAGCACCCGGACGTCCCGCTGATCTCGTTCACCGGCGAAACCACGACCGGGCAGACGATCTACCGCAACTGCGCGGCCCAGCTCAAGGGCATGTCGATGGAGCTGGGCGGCAAGTCCCCGGCCATCGTGTTCGCCGACGCCGACCTCGACGCCGCGCTCGACTCGACGCTCTTCGGCGTGTTCTCCCTCAACGGCGAACGCTGCACCGCGGGCAGCCGGATCCTCGTCGAGCGGCCGATCTACGAGGAGTTCTGCACGCGGTACGCCGCGCGGGCGGCGAACATCGTCGTCGGCGATCCGCACGACCCGGCCACCGAGGTCGGCGCGCTCGTGCACCCCGAGCACTACGCCAAGGTGATGAGCTACGTCGAGCTGGGCAAGTCCGAGGGCCGGCTCCTCGCGGGCGGCGGCCGTCCGTCCGGATTGGACAGCGGCAACTACGTGGCCCCGACGGTGTTCGCCGACGTCCCCTCCACCGCGCGGATCTTCCAGGAGGAGATCTTCGGGCCGGTGGTCGCGCTGACGCCGTTCGACACCGAAGCCGAGGCACTGGCGCTCGCCAACGACGTCAAGTACGGGCTCGCCGCCTACCTCTGGACGTCGGACCTGGCGCGCGCGCACACCTTCGCGCAGTCGGTCGAGGCCGGGATGGTCTGGCTGAACTCGCACAACGTCCGCGACCTGCGGACGCCGTTCGGCGGGGTCAAGGCGTCCGGCCTCGGCCACGAAGGCGGCTACCGCTCGCTCGACTTCTACACCCACCAGCAGGCGATCCACGTCTCGCTCGGGCCGGTGCACACCGCCCGCTTCGGCACCGTCCAGAAGGGACAGTCATGA